One Nocardia farcinica genomic region harbors:
- a CDS encoding daunorubicin/doxorubicin resistance ABC transporter ATP-binding protein DrrA: protein MNDTAVVVDGVEKSFGAVRALRGVDFVAHQGEVLGILGPNGAGKTTTVNILSTLVTPDAGRASVAGHDVVADPAGVRRCIMLTGQFAALDDMLSGYENLVMFGRLMGLRKRAARARAEELLVEFDLTDAAGRRVGTYSGGMRRRIDIACGLVVRPDVVFLDEPTTGLDPRSRQGVWDLVGGFRAHGITTLLTTQYLEEADALCDRIIVIDHGVVIAEGTADELKSRTGGSYCEVVPLRLEDLPAIAAVLGPLLPPGHPAPGPDADRLAIPAPDGAKTLAEALRRLDAAGLELVDIALRRPSLDDVFLHLTGHPAATESEVPA from the coding sequence GTGAACGACACCGCGGTAGTGGTCGACGGCGTCGAGAAGTCCTTCGGAGCCGTGCGCGCGCTGCGCGGCGTCGACTTCGTCGCGCACCAGGGGGAGGTGCTCGGCATCCTCGGCCCGAACGGCGCGGGCAAGACCACGACGGTCAACATCCTGTCCACCCTGGTCACCCCGGATGCGGGCCGGGCGAGTGTCGCCGGGCACGACGTGGTCGCCGACCCGGCGGGCGTGCGCCGCTGCATCATGTTGACCGGCCAGTTCGCCGCGCTCGACGACATGCTCAGCGGCTACGAGAACCTGGTCATGTTCGGCAGGCTGATGGGACTGCGCAAACGAGCCGCCCGGGCCCGTGCCGAGGAACTGCTGGTCGAATTCGACCTCACCGACGCCGCCGGACGCCGGGTGGGCACCTACTCCGGCGGCATGCGCAGGCGCATCGACATCGCCTGCGGACTGGTCGTCCGGCCCGACGTGGTGTTCCTCGACGAGCCGACCACCGGCCTCGACCCGCGCAGCAGGCAGGGCGTGTGGGATCTGGTCGGCGGATTCCGCGCGCACGGCATCACCACCCTGCTCACCACCCAGTACCTGGAGGAAGCCGACGCGCTCTGCGACCGGATCATCGTCATCGACCACGGCGTCGTCATCGCCGAGGGCACCGCCGACGAACTCAAATCCCGCACCGGCGGCAGCTACTGCGAGGTCGTGCCGCTGCGACTGGAAGACCTGCCCGCCATCGCGGCCGTCCTGGGTCCGCTGCTGCCACCCGGCCATCCGGCGCCCGGCCCGGACGCCGACCGCCTCGCCATCCCCGCCCCGGACGGCGCCAAGACGCTCGCCGAGGCCCTGCGCCGCCTGGACGCCGCCGGGCTGGAACTGGTCGACATCGCCCTGCGCCGACCCTCCCTCGACGACGTCTTCCTGCACCTCACCGGCCATCCCGCCGCGACGGAGAGCGAGGTGCCCGCATGA